The region GCTTCCAGGCACCAACGACCCCTCCAATGTTGCATTACCTCAGCAGCCCCTACATCCTGCTCTGTTTCCCAAGGCGAGGCTCTACGCTGAGCCACCAATTGAAAGCAATGAAAGCCTCAACGGCTTCGACGCCGTAACAAACCCCTGGACAGGCGACATCGATGGATACCGTGTGTTAGGAACAGGCGGACAGACAGTCAGTGACCTACTCAAATACCTCAAAGGCGTCGGTCCTGTCGAGGCCATGGAGAGGATGCTGCGTTGGCGATGTGTAGCGCCCACAGCTCCAGATACATTATGGTGCTACCCCTTCCAGGATGGCGATCCCCTTATGCTGACAGAGTGCCCACACATGTACGTTGCAGGTTGCCAAAAGAAGTTTGAGACCAAGACCATCACGGGCCCAGCTGGACAAAAGGTGCTACTGGTCAGTGTGCCCAAATTCAGCACTTCGAGAAAGATTGTGCTCGTAGACATGGAAAGCTGGGATGTGGAGGTGGTTCAGGTGAAGGCCAAGGGGGAGAAGCaagggaagaagaggagAAACAACAAGGGAGAGAATGGGCATGTGAATGAGAAGACAATGGTGAAGCAGGAACAGGAAACGGACAGAGACGTTAAAATGGAGGAGTAGGGGCTGGTGGGGGCGGCTGTGTGATACCCGATATATCTCAAATGCAGTTGTTGCCAGCACGTCTGCCGCCGCAAAATCATCATGATACAGCTAAGCATCAGAGCAGCAGTTGTACAGTCTGCCCAATTGTTATGATCAAAACCTTGAAGTGCACTTTCATCACGTTGCTCGTTTCAGGCGCTACAGATACAGTCATTCCGGCGGAGGGTCGGGTATGACTAGGTAGGCGGCCTAAGCCGAGCTAAGCTAGCCCAGTAAAGGAGAAGGGGGAGCGGCCGCCACTTGCATGCTGCATGCATGTTCCAAGCAGCTTGGGCGATGTCATCGGAAACGCTTATTTCCCTGCCAGCCGTTATTTCCCCTCCAAGGTATCAGGATCAGCCGTAGCCATGCGCCCGCCTCGCAAAATGCGGCTTGCAAGCGTGCCAACTAATTCGTTCATCTCTCGTCACGTCAACAGTGTGCCGCACGTAGACGCGTCCTCTTGATGCATTCCGTATGTGTGCTAGCCATTCGAAAAGTGCAATTAATCATGCCTGTGCATGAAATGGGAAATCATCCTTTGACATTTGAGCCAGGTCATGCCATCTTCAATACCATTACAATATTGTGTACGCAAAAGTGGTATCTAGACTCGGAAAAATAACAAGAGCACCCAATATACACCATGTAAACGCCATCGTCAGTGTCCACGGCCATTTTTCATCCATCCTAGTAATACATTCTTACACTTCAAGTAAAACAATGGAATCTAACAAGATTCTCAAGCTTTGAAATTGGCCGTGGTCCATTCCTGGTACTCTTTCTTGAGTTCACGTTGGACCCAGGGGATGGTGAGGGCTGTCCAGACACCAGCCCAGAGAAATGGGAGGACCCATCCGACCTGTGTGGAATTAGCATTGGAACGACATATCCAGGAATTGCATGTGTACGTACAACGTAGGCAGCGTCTCGCTGAATGGTGAAAATGATGGCTGTGCAAACTACGGAACAAACGACGGCGCCAATGGCCCAAAAGAGTGTCAAGCGATGCAGCATTACACGGAACGCCTTGCTGGCCTGATAGCGGAGGTTCAATCGCTGGCGGAACTCGGTGCCACCTGAGCCGTCAACAGCACAAATGTCCTCGATGTAGGCGTAGATGCCAGGACGAAGAGGTGCGCCCTGCGGTAGCGAAGAGATGCGACATGGCGCAGGCACGTTCATAATGCGCATGACGTCGACAATGAGAAGTTCCACGCCGATAGCAAACAACATGGTCGGTGCCGGCATAGCCAGGACACGGATAGGGGGGTCGTGGGGACATGTGCCGCTGCAGAAAGTTAGCTGAGCTTGTTGGAAATCAAGAGGGAACATACGCAATGAGCTCAATCATGACAAAGAACCAGCCGACGGACAAGTTCCAGTGGAACCAATCGAGGTACCATCTTTGTGCACCAATGACCCTGCAGCTGGAGTTTTTCTTCCACAGCCTGTGAAAACGGACAAAGTACTCGACGATTGACACTGTTCCAAGCAGAGCAGTGCTAATACTGAAAACGGCGTTTGCGGATAATTGGTCGCGAGTCAAGCCATACCACATGCCAAAGTAGAGACCAATGGGCATGAAGACGCAGTCGACGATAATGAGGCACCAGAAGTAGATGATGGACTTCCTGCGGGTGCGCAACGAGTACTTGAGCGGCGGCGGGCGAGTGAAGTCGGGGTCGTCATATGTGACTTGTGTGTGGGGAAAGATGGCATTTGGATTTGGTGATGGGGCGCGACTTGGTTGTGCACTTGAGTTCAGATTTGCTCCGTTGGTGACGGGCGTGGTGCTGCGCGGCTGTCTCTCGTCATCTACAGCGCCGTCGACGTGGAATCCTGGTACTGGCATGGTGCTTGCTTGTCCTGCCATGGCTTGGTGTGAAGCATCAGTGCTGGGCGTCGGCCTCAAAGGCTCTGTTGACGTTTGCTGCGTCGCCATTGTGCGGCAGTGCGTAGGCGCAGGTTGTTGCCCAGGAGAATATAGCGGGAGCGGCGGAAACAAGAGTTGCTGGTCGTGTCTTGTCCGGAAGGCAGCGGAAGCGGTCGTGTCTTGTGTCTTGTAAAGAAGGCTGGACCTTCGGGTGTGGGAAAAGACGGAGCCAGGCCGATGCTCTCATTGAGCGTCCGCCTATGATGTAATCGCTCGCGGCGTCGCGCTTTCCTTGCACCGCTCTTGGCGCATCTCTTGGGTCCCTCGGCGCTGACGCTACACTCAGCTGATCGCCCCAGCGAGACCCACACCTTTCCCGTCCTGTGACCTCACCACCAAGCCCTCCGTCTTTGCAGTCCACAACCACATACTGCCCTTGCATACTGGTTATGTAGAGGAGCAAAAACTCATGGGCTTCTTACGCTGCCTTTTCGTATATTGTTTGGTCTTCACCGCAGCCCTTGTTGACGGTCATAGGGGCGATGCGATACAACAACCACTGCTCCGCGGAGCCAACAAGGCCAATGACACGCTAATCACCCAGAAGCTCTTCTGGGAACTCGAGGAACTCGCGCGCATAGTCGACATTGCGTATTGTGTAGGCGCCGCTGGTCTGGGAATTCAGAAACCCTTCAAGTGCGCCAGCCGGTGTAGCGATCGCGACTTTGAAACGTTTGAGTTGGTGACGGTGAGTGGCCGCATTCAGCAACGCTCTCATGCCATACATGTACGACGTCCTCTGCTAACACATCCACTCAGGCATGGAACACCGGTCCTTTCCTGTCCGACTCCTGCGGCTACATTGCCCTCTCACACTCTCGTACCAATCCGCGCCTCATCCTCGCTTTCCGCGGCACCTACTCGGTCGCGAATACCATCGCCGACCTCTCCACGATACCGCAGCAATACGTACCCTATCCCggcgacgatgacgatgaaaCTTCCGATTTTATAGCACCAAGAGTCGACCCTTCCGACCGGGACCCGCCGTCCGCTGAGCCGCCCAAGTGCGAGAACTGCACTGTACACACCGGCTTCTACTCGTCGTGGCTCAACACACGAAAGGTCGTCCTTCCGCATGTGTCCAAGGCGTTGCAGAGATACCCCAACTACAAGCTGGTCTTGGTGGGACACTCGCTGGGCGGAGCTGTTGCGACCCTGGCTGGGCTAGACTTCAAGGCACGCGGATGGGACCCGCATGTCACCACCTTTGGGGAACCAAGGCTTGGAAATAAAGAATTCAACACCTACGTGGATGACCGTTTCGAGCTAACGTCGAACCACGAGAACAACAAGATGCACCGCGTTACCCACGTGGGTGACCCTGTGCCTTTGTTGCCCTTGTCTGAATGGGGCTTCAGCATGCACAGTGAGGAAATCTTCATATCCGAGTCCAGTCTGCCCTTCTCTATTGCCGATGTACACTACTGTAATGGTGATGAAGATccgcactgtattgctggCAGCGACCATGACAAACCTGCTTGGGGTCTGCCCACTCGCTTCAAGTTCTGGCAGCTCTTTTTCGCCCATCGCGACTATTTCTGGCGACTGGGCCTATGCATGCCTGGTGGCGATCCTGGCGACTGGTACGGTAAGTATCCCGGACACAGAACAAGCGATGATGATGATTCTTCAGAAATAGTTGAGTTGTAATGATGAATGTAACCTTGAACTTTTGTTCTTTTGCCCTCATAATTCGTATACATTGGCTGCTGTTCAAGTGCCACTGGATGGTGAAATAAGAAACGCCAGGACCGACCCTACGCCGTCTCTACAGACGACTGATTAAGAAAGAAATCTTGGTTAAGCGCCATTCTGGCCGAGCAGCGTGCGTCGCTTCGCAACGGCGCCAGCAAGCTCCTCCAGCACCATCTCTGTCGTCTCCCAGTCGATGCATGCATCAGTAATGGACATGCCGTACTCAAGCCCGGCCTTGCCTTCCTTGGGTACTTTCTGAGTGCCCGCCTTGATGTTGCTCTCAATCATGACACCCATAACAGCCGTCTCACCTCCAGCAATTTGCTCGGCCACGGCGTGTGCAACCTTGGGCTGGTTCATGTGGTTCTTCTCCGAGTTGCCGTGGCTACAGTCGATCATCAAGCGCGAGTTCATGCCCTTGGACTCGAGCTTCTCGCGCGCCTCCTTCACACTCTGGGCATCGTAGTTGGTGCCCTTCTTGCCGCCGCGCAGGATAACAAAGCAGTCGTCGTTACCAATGGTGCCGACAATGGCGACAACACCGGGCTTTGTAACGGAGAGGAAGTGGTGAGGGTGCTTGGCCGAGCCGATGGCATCAACAGCTACATCAAGCGTACCATCTGTGCCATTCTTGAAGCCAACGGGGAAGGACAAACCCGAGGCAAGCTCGCGGTGTAGCTGCGACTCGGTGGTCCTGGCGCCAATTGCACCCACGCTGAACATATCCGCAAGGAACTGGGGTGAAATTGTATCCAGCATCTCGCTCGCCAGCGGCATGCCCTTCTCAGTCAAGTCGACGAAGAGCTGCCTTGAGATGCGCAAGCCCTTGTTGATCTTGAAGCTGTTGTCGATATCCGGGTCGTTGATCAGGCCCTTCCAACCAACAGTTGTACGCGGTTTCTCCAAGTAAGAGCGCATGACGATGAGTAGATCATCCTGGTACTTCTCCTTGAGCTTCATCAACCGGTCGCAGTATTCGAGCGCGGCAGGAGGGTCGTGGATAGAGCACGGGCCAATGACGACGAGTAACCGCTTCTGCGCATCTTTGCCCTGGACGATTTCGACAGCTTCATTGCGGCCTTTGAGCACCGTGTCTCTCGATTTGGCCGTCTGTGGAATCTCGCTCTGAAGAAGGTCTGGCGGTGTCAAAGGATTGTATCCCTTGATGCGCCAGTCTTCAGAGTTGGCAGGGTCGCCCACGGCAGGGTTCTCAATGTGGAACTATGGCAGGTGTTGGTTGTTGGTTGGGCCGAGGAAGAAAGAAAGAGGGAGAGAGAAAGAGGAATTGGTGCCTGTAGCGCGTGGTTTTGAACTTACGGACATGTCTGTGGGCCAGTCTGCTTCAATAGACTGCGTGGAGCAATATAGTATGTGTCTTTCACAGAGAGCAGACTTGATACCGTCTAAGCAAGAGATCGTGAGCTGACCTGGACTATTCGCGCAGAAGGTCTGGCCTATTTATGAGTCGAATCGAGTAGTTGGGTATGACGGCGGCGGAGCCGGACTTACTCCCATTGGTCTATGGGCGGGGTACTCGCGCTGATTTTACTTAAGTGGCGGGGTCGCCAGCTTCTACTGACCGTCTCAATCATCGCTGTCAATCCCGCCACACCAATAGACTCCATCCCGCTATGTCATCTATACCCATGCTGTATGCGAATATCGTACAACTGCTTCAAGGCCTCCCTCTAGATACTTCCCGAAACCTGCTAAAAAAGGTAGAGTCTCTTAGGTGTGCTGACAGCGGGGCTTATTGTGAGCGCAATCAGCAATCAGCCAGGAGAGCTCAGCGGTATCCCATGTAGTATTCCTCTACCCCCGGCCGACCCGCATGGGTTTGCAAACCTCCTAAAAAGCGTACTTTGACTTTGTAAAAAAAAACCCGTTGTTCGACCCGTGCCAGGCGTTAGTAAGGGTGCCGTCATTGCTGCTCCACCAGTTCAACCCTCTACGTCACAAGTATGGCAGAAGAAATAAGAAGCCGTTGCGCGACGCCGCACTCGCTCACATCCTCAACTTTCATGCATTTACAACTCCCCGAATTCCTGACCGCTGATTGATATCCACCCACTCAGCTCATCTTCCGAGATCAGATATTTCCAAAATGGGCGCGATCGACTACTCCACGCTCGCATCTGTTCCTATCAGCTTTGCAACCTGCTCTCTTGGCAGCCCGTCAAATCCTCCGCCCCTACTTGACCGTCTAGATGCCATGTCCGCTGCAGGCTTTTCCGCCGTCGAGCTCTCATTTCCCGATATACTCTCCTACGGCCAGACATTGCTTGGCCATGAAGTGGAGCCTTCAAACTACGATGACCTCTGCAAAGTGGCGACTGAAATTAGGAAAGAGTGCGATAAGAGGAAGCTTGGCATTATGATGTTGCAGCCCTTTTCCAACTATGAGGGCTGGCCCGACGGTTCCGACGGGCGCAAGGACGCTATGGAACGGGCCCGCGGTTGGATCCGCATCATGCAGGCATGTGGCACCGATATGTTGCAGGTTGGGTCGACCGACTCACCGCTCGACAAACTCGACAAGGGCAAGATTGTTCCAGATCTGCAACTTCTGTGTGATATGCTAGCGGATCACGGTTTCCGACTGGCTTATGAGAATTGGTGCTGGTCAACGCATGCTCCGGACTGGAAACATGTCTGGAACATCGTCCAGCAGGTTGACCGCCCCAATATCGGCCTCTGTCTCGATACTTTTCAGACAGCGGGCGGGGAGTGGGGCGACCCCAGGACTGCCTCTGGTTTGCGCGAAGACGTATCAAAAGATGAGTTGGACAAGCGATTCCAGAAGAGTCTCGAAGAACTCAGCACTACTATTCCAAAGGAAAAGATCTATCTCCTCCAAATCAGTGACGCGTACAAGGTGCCTCAGCCCTTTGATGTCGAACGCGACGATGCAGGCTTACTACCTCGCGGAAGATGGAGCCACGACTTTAGACCTCTACCGTATAATGGCGGATATCTACCTGTCGTTGATGTTGCACGAGCAGTGCTTAAGACTGGTTTCAGAGGCTGGTTCAGCTACGAGGTGTTTGACGGTGGTGCGGACGGCAAGGCCATGGATGTAGACATTGTTGCCTATGCGCACGCTGCGAGGAACGTACAAAACAGGTTACTTGCCGAATGCGCTGGTCAGCAAGTGTCGGAGGTATTAGCTGCACGGTAAATAGCTCCAGTATCACGTACTTTCTGCGGAGTTGTATTGGAAATGAAAGAGTATTTTGAATACATAATGAAAGAGAGATGAAAGGCACATAACAAGAACATACACATACATCATCGCCCGGTGTGGTATAGTTGCCGCAACTGTTGTGAGCCCATACGCTTCATCAACTGACGTCCGTGACACACTGTCACTCTACCTACCGCAAAACGGAGCCCCGCAGCCAACTACTCCCGAGCCCGAAGTCTTCTCCGCAGCCTTCTTTGTCGTTGAAGTAGGCTTTTGTTCCTTTGTCACCACCGTGGTCTTCGGCGGGCCGCAATGAATGCCTGGGTACGGGTACGGACAGCGAGGATCTGCCGACTGGACACTTGTATACACTGTAACGTTAGAACCTTTCGATGAATGTGTAGACGATGCCAATCTATGGGTAGTTCTTGTGATGGTTGTATGAATCGTGGTAGTGGAGGCTTTTGTGCTGTCATGACTCTTACCTTTGCTGAGCTGTGTAGAGGTTGGCTTGTCGCTTGGAGTTGCTGAGCTAGGTAAGCCGGAGTCATGTGTCTGGAGTGGGTCAGGGGCCCTACCGTGTAAAGAAGGTGTAATTGGCACAATGACGATTGCCGTGGACGAGGGCTGGTGCGTAGAAGTTAGTGCAAGGTTCACACTAGATGATTTGTGTGAGGTGGAACATGCCTTTGGAGATGATGGTGGCGCAGAAGACGTGTCTGCGGCTGCTTGAGTGCTTGTGATGAAGGACGAATGCGGAGGAACGCGGAGGAAGCTTCGGTAGTCGGAAGTAAATGCGGAAGCCGTTTGGAAAGATTCTGAAGTAGCTACTGAAAAGGTTGGTTGTGGGGAAACATGGTGGAAGCTGTGGTAGTACGACAGAAACGGCAACAGGGCCCCGGGGGCCGGGTGACGGGATGTTGAGCCTGGCACTGGCAGAACAGCGCTCGGCGTGACGGTTGTTGTTGTAAGTGAAGACACCAAGGTCTCGGACGGTGTGACGGCACTGGAAAGAGCCGGCCACTGCCAAGGGCTATGTAAGGTAGGCGCGGAGGACCCGCCAGAAGGAAATGCCGTCAAAGAGGGTGCAGATACAAGAGGCGGGGCTGGTACAGTAGTGTTTCCGACACCCTGCAACCAAGTACTCGTAATTGGAAGGCATGCAGCTCGACTGGATGTAGAAGCCAATATTGGAGTTGGCACAACTGGCGATTGGGATCCAGAAATCGGAAGAGCTGTTGGAATCGTTACACCTGCGTTGCTGATCGCATGTAGAAAAGAGGACAACACTTGTGCTGGTGTCTCTCCGACTGGAAAAGGGGGGATCAAAGCGTATGCTGACTGGATAGCCAGCAGGACCGTGATAGCTGTGAAGCGCATGTTGATACTGATGATCAGATAGACGGAAGTCCAAGTACTAAATCCTGGTCGTTATCTTGAAGCGGGAGTTGATATGAGTATGTAATAATCATCTAGGGAAGATCTTGTGCCTCAACCAAGGGATATACCTGTCCGGCGTTTTGCATACTCAGTCGCTTTGTTGCGTATACAGAGAATACTATCAAGAAAGCAGTAGCATGACCTGAAATACTTATGAAAGAGATGATCCACGCGTCCTTGTTTCTAAAGCAATCGAAACAATGCTGAACAAAGGGTTATCCCAAGGCAGTATAGATGAGGAAATGTAGGAGCTTGACAACTACAGAACAGTCGCTGACTTTCAAATAGGATAATATCATTATGCGAGAAGAATACAACGACTTTTCCGTCCCAGTATAATACTTTCCACGCCTCCGCTAGGCGTATACATTGAGACATCATCAACTCACAATGGCAGAAACAATGCCGCACATAAGCCCGGGTACCTCATAATCAATGAAGGCTTATGCTGATCCAGAGTGCGTAGGACATGACATCCCATCATCGTCATCACCTTGTGCGCCCGACACGTGACGTGTGCCTTCACTACATGTGGCGAGGACTATTCTTGGTCGTGCTTGGTTCTGAGGAACGTGGCATGAGAATCTCCACCAAAGTAGTGCCCGTCCCTGTGCAGGTAATGGCGTCCGCCGTGGGTAATGCAGGTGGTCTGGGGAGGTGCAGAAGCCGGTAGATGCTCGTGCGTTGCACGTCTCTCACGCATTTGACACTTGACACTAAACTCACAGCTACATACAGCTACATGCTTCACTTGCATGAACCTGGAAGGCAAGGGATACTGTGGGCCTTCCGAGGATCCTTCCCAAGGTCTGACTTTGCTGCATGCACGTGCATTGTGGCGTTGATCAGGTTAGCGCACTATCTGCAATCTGTACGACACGTCACTGACGGTGCTCCAACAGCCACCACTTCCAGCGATCCTGGAAGGTTCAATGAACAACGCAACGCGTGCCAGCTCAGAGAAGACGAAGATGGAGGTGTGCTAACCCCGCCTGGAGGCTTGTGCGGTGATTTAAACCAACTGCGCCTTGCGCTTCAACCGCTAGAAGCGAAGACCGAACAAGCGCCGCGTTGAAGAGGTGGTTAGCGTTGATCGCATCGGGACGTTTGGCAGGACACCAAACTGATGGCCATAGCACAGGCTTTCAGGAACAGGACAGCCTGCAGAACTGTGGTGTGATATGGGCTGCATCTAACGCACGAACCTGGTGATCCAGGGCTGAGCAGTTCCTACCAGGAACACTTCCTGATACTGATACGCTGCTGTAAGCAATCGCATATGCCACCTCACTCGTGTGGGTCCACATGGAGACAGGAGAAAGCCCCAAAGCTGCCTTCCTTCGCTTAGCGCTGCAATGCTTCCAATGCGGGTTTTGCAGCTTCGACGACACGCGACGCATGGCTTCCAAGATGACGCGCTTTCAGATGGCATCCATACGGTACGGAAACGGCACGGCCCTTTGTCCATCTAACCGTAAGCGGGCCGAACGCCGAATGAACTATGGGCCAATCTGCGAGACACATCTGGCACTGCGTCGGCATTAAGAAACTAGCATGGCAGCTTTCTCCTCGTCCTTCAGTGCCAGCACATCGCGGAACCAACCTGAACCGGGTAACATGTTCAAGACCGAAATTTAACCCCACCAGCTCATTGGCCTTTACTTCCCAAAGTTGTGGTGACGAGAACACGCAACAGTCCGTCATAGTGTTTGTCCGGGTTCTAGCGGTTCTAGTTTTCTGCCTTGTCGCGTCCTCTTCTCGCTACCCCCGCAGTTGCTCGCTCACTGATGTTTCTGCCGGCCAATTATGGTGAGATGGATCCTGCCAACGCAGCATAGCATCAGCTTGTTGCTTTGTTCCGGAGCACATATGTGGTACAGCTCCTGCAGGCTGATTCTTTTCGAGACAATGGTGTGGCAAAAGCGCTCGTACGCTCCTACAGGATACCGAAAATGAGGCTCTCAGGGCAGTGCCTGACTATAAACAGAGGGTTCAACATGCTAGAGCGCATGTTCTTCCCCAGCCCTCGCACACACAGAGTTGATCCTCTAAATCCCCACTCACTGTGTCTTACCCCACCACAAAGCTCTTAACAGCGCCACACTATCGTCCGCCTTCATCAAAACTATCTCGCAAAATGGCAGCACCAGAGAGTTTTATTCAGAAGCTTCAGCGTGCGCAGACCTTTTGCTCTCGCAATGCCCAGCTGCTGAACGTCACAGATTACTGCGCCACCAACCAGATCGCCCAACCTCAGTTTCAAGACTACTCTGACCCGCGAGGTTCGTTGCTACCCACACAATCCTTCGTGCTGCCCCACTGCACCCGGCCTAGACTGACATTATCATCCAGGAATAAGGACTGCCTGGAGTAGCAGTGTCTTTGTCCACGGTCGCGAGTTCCGAGCCCCCCTATGGCGAGACTACCGTTACCTCGAACAATCCCGAGAAGATGCCGCCGAGGTCGCCTGGAAGGCACTCAACGCCCCCTCTACAACGGCCGTATCCCAGGTACAATACAACCGCGCCTATACAAGTTCTCGGTAACGATCCGGGCCTCCCGACCTTACACAATGGCGGTGCTCAGGGGGTAATGAGCAGGTTAGGCTGCGCTTTCATGAGTGGAACTTGCCCTAGATCCTTGGGTACCTGGAGAACGTCTACACCGAGTTAACCTTTCGCTTCACTCTCTCTTTCATTTGGATTTTAACAGCAAGCTGTTCCCTTCTAACAGCCGGTTCTATACCCTATCTTGTTACTTCTGTGCCTTTTCCTTTCTTTGGATCACAAGCTCGGCAAAGCGACTACCTTATGCAACGACTTTCTTTCTAGGCACTCTCTCCTTCACTTACTTGGAGAACCCACTCCTTTAGTTTTGGGCGGCCTTGTATTTTTAGCAACTAGCAAACGAACGGCTTGGAAGAAGACGTCCAATCTTTGGGATATCGACGTCTTATCATGAGCCTTACAACGTGCTTTGCTGCTTCTTTATCTCAGAAGACACTTATAACACACTGTCGATAGAGAAAAGTCGCCCCTCATGACTTACGGGGATCGCGTGAGCAGATTCAACCCTGGTTACCTGAAGGCTCACTACCCCTGAAGTTGCTGTGAAGCCTACACTTCGTTTCCCGAGCCATTGATTCTATATGCGTTATCGAGGGCTGCGCAGTGTCTAAGAACGATGTAATCTAATCATAGTCTTGATGCTCGTAACCAGGCCCAACCCGGTATAGACATGCACTCAATGTACGACGCCGGGGAACCGTTATAAGCCGATCAGGATACATACACCTACTCATAAATATACCTCTACTTATACATACTATCATCTGGCAATATATCTCTTGACTTTTCTGTTCACATGCCGTTCTCATGGCTGATTCTTGTAGTCTGTCCACGGCCCTGTTAAGTGCTAGACATCAGCTTATATTAACCATCACGCCACAATATTATCTGTGCTTCTCATCTCAATACCTCGAATCATCTTACCATAAATACGCTAAGTTATCATCAGAATACATGAGCCCTTTTAGTATCCGAAACGCAGCAAGATGTGCTCTTTGGAGACTTCAACCAGCTAAATAGGTAGCTGTACCATGGTAAAAATCGTCTGACTGGATCATATGATCCGACAAGGACTTGACACCAAAGATAGGGCTCCCTTAGACTTGGCATTTATTTGTTAGGTTATATGCCCTTGGGAGGGCTTGTA is a window of Pyrenophora tritici-repentis strain M4 chromosome 2, whole genome shotgun sequence DNA encoding:
- a CDS encoding lipase; its protein translation is MGFLRCLFVYCLVFTAALVDGHRGDAIQQPLLRGANKANDTLITQKLFWELEELARIVDIAYCVGAAGLGIQKPFKCASRCSDRDFETFELVTAWNTGPFLSDSCGYIALSHSRTNPRLILAFRGTYSVANTIADLSTIPQQYVPYPGDDDDETSDFIAPRVDPSDRDPPSAEPPKCENCTVHTGFYSSWLNTRKVVLPHVSKALQRYPNYKLVLVGHSLGGAVATLAGLDFKARGWDPHVTTFGEPRLGNKEFNTYVDDRFELTSNHENNKMHRVTHVGDPVPLLPLSEWGFSMHSEEIFISESSLPFSIADVHYCNGDEDPHCIAGSDHDKPAWGLPTRFKFWQLFFAHRDYFWRLGLCMPGGDPGDWYGKYPGHRTSDDDDSSEIVEL
- a CDS encoding AroG, 3-deoxy-D-arabino-heptulosonate 7-phosphate (DAHP) synthase, whose protein sequence is MSFHIENPAVGDPANSEDWRIKGYNPLTPPDLLQSEIPQTAKSRDTVLKGRNEAVEIVQGKDAQKRLLVVIGPCSIHDPPAALEYCDRLMKLKEKYQDDLLIVMRSYLEKPRTTVGWKGLINDPDIDNSFKINKGLRISRQLFVDLTEKGMPLASEMLDTISPQFLADMFSVGAIGARTTESQLHRELASGLSFPVGFKNGTDGTLDVAVDAIGSAKHPHHFLSVTKPGVVAIVGTIGNDDCFVILRGGKKGTNYDAQSVKEAREKLESKGMNSRLMIDCSHGNSEKNHMNQPKVAHAVAEQIAGGETAVMGVMIESNIKAGTQKVPKEGKAGLEYGMSITDACIDWETTEMVLEELAGAVAKRRTLLGQNGA
- a CDS encoding AP-endonuc-2 domain containing protein — encoded protein: MGAIDYSTLASVPISFATCSLGSPSNPPPLLDRLDAMSAAGFSAVELSFPDILSYGQTLLGHEVEPSNYDDLCKVATEIRKECDKRKLGIMMLQPFSNYEGWPDGSDGRKDAMERARGWIRIMQACGTDMLQVGSTDSPLDKLDKGKIVPDLQLLCDMLADHGFRLAYENWCWSTHAPDWKHVWNIVQQVDRPNIGLCLDTFQTAGGEWGDPRTASGLREDVSKDELDKRFQKSLEELSTTIPKEKIYLLQISDAYKVPQPFDVERDDAGLLPRGRWSHDFRPLPYNGGYLPVVDVARAVLKTGFRGWFSYEVFDGGADGKAMDVDIVAYAHAARNVQNRLLAECAGQQVSEVLAAR